The genomic interval GATCAACTGAATAAACCAAACGTTAAATTAACTTCAACAGTCAGCAATTGTACACGAGGGCCTTTAATTAACTGCGGAATATAAGCTCATAAATTAACTATCCAAAGAAGTAAACGAGTGCTTTGGTTCTGGCggtcaaattcaaatttcgaTAGAAACGTGGCCTTTCGATTATTCTGAAAAGCCTTGTGTATTTTAGCCACTCAGCAACGGTCACTTTAATTTTTTAGCAAGACACTGAAATTCGAAATGTCAGACGCTGTGGACAAAATGTTGGCGGGATTGGGTAACTATATCTCTAAACCACCAATACAAGTGCTACGATGGCTATTTATTGCTCCCAATTGCAGCCGCCAACCGGCAGACCACGAATCGCCAGTTGGCCAAGATAGACGAGATAATGGAACGGTCGAACAACACCTTGCTCCACATCGAGTCCAACAGCAAGGCGCTGAGTCAGAATGTGGCTTTGTCGGAGACCCAGAAGATGTATAACCTCAGGCCTGAGGCTGAGATGGCCCTGTCCAAGATCCTGGAGAACTTTAAGGTCCTTATGTCCAGCAGTGACCAGCCCGAGGAGGCATACAGCGCTCTGGAAGGCTGTCTGGCCTACAGGCATCGTGTGGAGCACCTTGGGAGCTTCGTTCGCAAGCTGGTGGCTCTCTACGACACCGTAGGCCACATGAGAAGTTCACAGGAGGAGCAGTATGCCAGCGAGGATTCCCCCTAGCTCATCCTTTTATAGCATTTATTATCATACCGTTTaacatattaaataaataaaatttgatttctaTGTAAAGTTCTCTATACGAGATCATTAAATCATCGCCATGTTGTAGCTGCTGACTTGGAGGAGGGTGTAGGTAAGCACCTCCACGAACATCTCCAGGCGGGCGGCCAGACTCCCGCTGGCCAGTATCTCATTGGCATCGGGCAGGTGAAGGCTGTTGGAGCGCATGTAGTTGAGCTGCTCCATGCTGGCGGCGATGGACAAAAGCTTTTCCTGATGCTCAGGTGTAAAAGCATCTGGCGGAGACTCCCCGCCAGTTGGCATGAGCTTTTCCACCTGCTGCGCGAACCCATGAAGCTGCATCAGCTTCTGCTTGTAAATGGATTCTGTGGTGTCCAGTGCTGCAGCCTCGTCGTAGATCTTGGCCAGCTTCCGCTGGAAACCCTTAAAGTCATTGTACACTTCCACGGCACTGCGCTGCTCCTCCAGACGCGTCAGACTGAGAGAAACGTTGGAGGTGTTAATGCCCATGGCTACCGACTCGTCTGCCCCTCGCAGGAATGTCGAGTTAGTGCGTTGTAGCTCCCGCTTCTTGGGTATCTTCTGCAGATTGGCCGGGTACTCATCCAAGGTCTTAAAGAGCTCCGCATAGTCGGCTACCGAGATCAGATCCCTCGGGGGCGTGGTGGCTGCCGCCTCCTCATCCATCATCTGCTGCAGGCTGTCAAAGAAGGCCCCCGGTTTCATCACCGTCTTGGAAACGCACACGTCCTTTAAGTTCCTCACATGTTGGGCGTATTTTTTGTACAACTTGGAGGAAATTCTGCTAAAATCTACAttcgtttccatttttattgtttacgCTTCCCTTTTCCTTTGATAACTTCGTTTAAATGGCTTGCGCCGAAACTATCGAAAATCGATTACATCTGAGGTGGCagtttaattttgaaaacaaCATACATTGCATACATTTGTGTTTAAAATCTTTATGAAACACATATAGAATTTAATTCTATTAGCACTTTTTTGTAAGTTTACCACATATGTTTTAAGGTCTTGAGTAACTTTAGCGAGATCTTAATAGGCAGTTTATACCTTCTGAAGTTTCAGTTTATTCCATTCTGAGTCTCAGAATTACAAGCTGGCACTCATCCATATTCCGACTGAACGGTGAGCGAAAACTGGCCCTTTGGGATGGTATTGGCATGGTACCAGATGCGTGTGTCCACCAACACAGCATCTCCGGGCTCCACATAGAAGGAGAAGGGCTGACACTGGTGGTCACATTCAGGAGCAGGGGCCAGAAACCAGCTTTTGTTGCCACTTAACTGGGCTTGCCACATCAGGCGTGGAATGTAATCAAGCTATAAGAATTGAGAGATTAGGCTTAGTTTCTGTTGATATTTAGTTGTTACTCACATGCATTACAGCTCCTTGCTCGTAGcccattaaaatgaaatccGTGTGAGGCATTTCAGCATCGACAGGCAGAAAATGCGGGCGGGGATACAGCTTTCTGAGCTCCGCTAGCACAGCAGGCTGGCATACACTCCAGCCAACGAACCAGGGCACTCCTTGAGTAAGATTTGAACGCTCCTCGGACATGGAAAACACTTGCTTCAGTGACTTGAGATCGGAGTTGAAGTGAAGAAACTGGCAATCTGAGTCCATAGCTTCCGGGACGCCCTCGTACAGTTCTTTCATGAAGGCAAAGCTGAGGTGCTTTTGGGCTGGCCAGTGCGCCACCGCCCTCTTCACGATGATGGGCATCGAGGAGTACGCGTGCGGTGCGAACTCATCCATGGTGAGATTCGCAAGGATCAGTGGCGCCCTCACTCCTTTACAAAACTCGCAGTCGCTAATGGGCCTAGTAGCCTCCCAGACCAAGTAGTTGTTGGGCAGAAAGCAACGTACTCCGAGCAGAAAGGAAATGGTCTCAAAGAAGACAGGAGTGGCCACCATGATAAAAAAGACGATACCCAGCAGCCAGAGCAGATTCAACCGGTTCGGGTTGTGGTCCATGTCGCGCGTCTTGCGGAAcgcctcctccagctcctgtGTGGACACCAGTCCAGTCCTCATCACATTCCGATGGAGAGCGTCCAGTTGATCGGCTAAGTCCGGACCCAACCGCTCGCGCACCGACTGCATCCGGTTGCCCAGCGTCCGCGTGGGACGGCTGATAAACTGGAGAGTTAAGCACTTTATTATTTTGGATCTTTTCAGTATTTATTATTCTCACCAGAAACATTTCCTCTTTGTTTATCTTCCAAACAGCTGAGAACGATAGGTTCGTGGCGCGAGCGATTGCCAATCAACTCCAGAGTTGTCAGGGTTACATGATTACCCGAATGTGGTATTGGTAGTTTTGAAAgctaaacatttaaataaagcaattaaacaatttaattgtatACAGTTGTAAGTAATCTTTTACTCATAATGTAACAAACTAATTTCGTAATTTGTACTATTTATCAAATCGGGGATTTTTGGTCACGTTtagtatatttaaaaatgtggcTTCAGTCACAAACTGTGCTCATAACTCGGCAACCCTGTCAGCCGTTCCTCGTATATTTTAACGGTTCGCCCGCGGTCACACTTGTCATTCACTTTTCGCTCTTTGCTCGGTCGTAGTATCGGCCAGCAGCTAAAAATTTGGAAAGATCTTTCGACTTGGGATTATCTGCCGCTTAGTACAAAGCCAACGCGACAATAACTCAAAAATGTGTCTTGAATAGTGCGTGCATTTACGTTTTCATTCATCTTTTATCGTTCATCCGGGCCCTCAACTTCGCACTCCCCCCTCTTTTGGCTGCCAACGTGACCCCGAAAGCTGTCCTTCTCACACACACTTTCActttgcaacaacaacaggaatAACGAACATCGAACAAATAACCCAGCATAAACAATTGTTGTGCAACACTTATTAGCAAAACTTTAGAGCGCCTATAATGTCGGCGCAGGAAAAGGTTATACGCGTTGGATCGCGAAAGAGTGAGGTAAGTGTGTTTAAGTCGTCGAGAACTAAAATATGTGCATACTACATCCGCTTGGAATTCGAATTGGAAGTGctgcatttgaatttcaatCACATTTTGGtggctctctctttctctctcgtCTCCCCCTCTTTTATGCAAGACTTGTTGCTCTCCGCGTGGTGTTATTGCAGTTGTTGTACTTGCTCTGCTTTTTGGTTACTGTTACACAATTCGCTATAGCAACAGCACGCACTTTTGCAGAATGAGAGGAAacgggagagagagagagagtgagggGCCAAACTAATACAGTGCACTTTCGAAAAGTAAACCCACCGAGTGACCGATCTAactgaaaaaacaaaaatatatattttactatcGAGACCGTACTGTACTTGTTTTTTGTATGATCCCCATTTGAAAACTTGATTTTAAGCTGGGccttttaataatttttgtgTTAATTGCTCTGAGCCACCTTTGATCGTGCTTGAAGTGAAGGCCACCTGTGTGCTGctggcatttcaatttgaaattaCTTGACTTATTTGCAAGCTAAGTGACCCACTCTCTCCTACTCTCGGTCCAtttgcatttagcatttaataGGCActttattaaacaattaaacactCTCCCCCCTCTTTGCAGCTCGCACTGATTCAGACCAAACATGTCATCGGCCGCCTGCAGAAGTTATATCCCAAGCAGAAATTCGAGATCCGTAAGTGAAAGTCGGGGTTGATAAATATTGGGGCACCGGGCTGGAAGGGGAATTGGAAACTCATGATTAGCAAACTGGAGGGGAGTTGAAAGTACTTACAtacttatatatgtacatgcaaACAGCTCAGTCATGCTGCACATTGAGGTTTGGAAACTGGAAGCGAAGCATGACTGGTGGAATTTCCAGCAGGAGCCATGCTGATAGTGGTCGCTCATTCTGATAGTGGTCAAAACAAATGTTACGACCGTTTAAATAGGATTGCATACGATCGTCTTCAACATATCGGCTTCTTTATCTTGCCggctctctcgctctttcgCCATCTCTTTCCCGCTCACGTGCCATTTGCCGAAGTTTGCTCAATGTCAATGGCtagtgctgttgttgttgctctcgAAATTAGGGAATgccaaaaaatgttaaaccacacacacttacaAACATACAGTGGCGGGTAAATAATCAGCACCTTTGAGTTACCAAGTATTGAGTGTTTGGCCATACAACATTACGTgagattttttgtttggctaaaatgataaaaaatcCATCGGTCTATCTGATCGCCGTAAAATATTTGATAAGGGTCGCACTTTCTGTCGACATTGATGGGAAATGTGttgaaattttattcataCAGGCAGGTTGAGTACCTCTGAACCCGATAAGATTGACCAGTTTTTGGAAATACATTTAGAAGCACCCACGATGAGTCAACCGATGTGGCTTTATCATGACTAGCACCACCTTAATCTATTTGAATCGATTGAAGTTCACTTGCCCTATCCgtatttcattaaaatgcaatttggcaAGTGTTTTATTCAACGCCTCGCACGCAATTTCCTTCTTTGATATACACTTTTATTCAAATTCTATTCCCGGTCCGATAAgcaaaacatttgaaaaagaCATTATCGTTGCGTGTCCATAATGGAAAAGGGGAAGTTGGGGAGATATTCATACGTATTCCGTTTGCATGTCTCGCTTGATTGCTGTCATAAAGTGGGGAGCCTGTTGGGTGCTACTGGGTTCCTTATCAGGTGACGATGACATAACCAACTGCAATTAGTGGAACGCCATCCTAGATGATCGATCGAAGATGTCGCGTTTGTGTGTACCATTTACGAGGGTTCAGAAGGGGTCAAGTAATGAAGATATCGCCTAtcaaacttaaatatttagtaaGATAAGTGAAGTGCCTTATAAGCAAACCGCTTCATCCACTCTAATTGTTTTTTACAGACACCATGTCCACATTTGGCGATCGTGTGCTGAACGTTTCACTTCCTAAGATCGGCGAGAAGAGCCTGTTCACCCGCGACCTCGAGGATGCGCTGCGCAATGGAGGCGTTGACTTTGTGGTGCACTCGCTCAAGGATCTGCCCACAGCCCTGCCAACAGGAATGGCTATCGGAGCCGTTCTGGAGCGAGAAGATGCGCGGGATGCGCTGGTTCTGCGGGAGAACTTCAAGGGCCACACGATAGCGTCGCTTCCACAGGGCAGTGTGATTGGTGGGTGTGATAAACATTGGtgaattgtaattaaaattattaaactatttCGCTTATCCACAGGAACCTCCTCTCTTCGTCGCACTGCGCAGATCCGTAGGATGTATCCCCATTTGACTGTGTGCGACATCCGTGGAAATCTAAATACTCGGCTGGCCAAGCTGGATGCCGCCGATTCCAAGTTTTCCGGCATCATTCTCGCTCAGGCCGGCTTGGTGAGAATGGGCTGGATGAGTCGCATTAGCCAGGTGCTGGAGCCGACCGATTTGCTCTACGCCGTTGGCCAGGGAGCCCTGGCCGTGGAGTGCCGGGCTAATGACGACCAAGTGCTGGCCATGCTGCAGAAACTTATGTGCCTGAATACAACGTGCCGCATCCTAGCAGAGCGAAGCTTCCTCAAGACCTTGGGAGGTGGCTGCTCCGCCCCAGTGGCAGTTTGGAGTACCTTAAAGGGCGAGCCCTTGAATGGAAACAGCCAGGAGGTGGGACTCTCCCTCACCGGTGCAGTTTGGAGTCTGGATGGTGCCATAGAGATACGGAACCACCTGGCATGTGCCttaaatgaacaaaaattGGAGGGGGAGCAACGGAAAAGAGGCGCCCAGGAGGAAGCCAGCCAGTTGCAGGAGgagaacagcagcagctgcgatTCTCCCCCCGCCACGAAGCGTGCCAGAAATGGCAACGACAGTTCCGGTTCGGACTCGAATTCCAGCAGTCCGCGCCAGCAAGGTAGCCCTCCAGTGATCTGCGAGGATGCGGCTGCCTGCGAAGCTCTCTCCAGTTACACTGTCGATCAGCTCTCGGATCTGGCTAGCCACTGCCCAGTgctgagcaacaacaatgctgTGGGATCTTCCGGAGTTGGAGGTGGCGATGCGGATACCAGCAATGCGAATACTACTCCCCGTCAGTGTCCCCTTCGTTTGGTGGGCGGCCAGGATGTGATGGGCCAGTGTCCAGTGCCGCACAATCAGGCAAAGGCGCCTGCCAAATGTCCAGTAGCGCATGCAGACTCCGGGGATTCCTTCAGTGCCAAGAGTGGTATTGGAAGTGAATCGGCCACAACTGCTCACTGTCCACTTCAGATGCCCGTGGGACAGGACTTCATGGGCGAGTGTCCGTACGTTAACAACGATATAAAGGTGTCCTTCGCCCAAGCTGGAAAGTGTCCAGTGACTGGCGGTGTGGCAGGGGCACCGGCTTCCATTCTGCCCACGCCACCGAGCAGCAGAGCCAGTAATGCGAGCAGCACTGGCGATGAAGTGGATAAAGTGGCCACTTCCTCCAAGTGTCCCTTCGCGGCAATGCACCAGGGCAGCGGTCTAGAGGCGCCGGTCAAAAacaacggaaacggaaacacAGCCCCTGCCAAGTGCCCGTTCCTGCAGAAAACGGTCCAAATGTTCGACTACGCCGACGAGGAGCAGCCGACGCCGCAGCACTCGGTGCTCATTGAGGATGTGCAAAACCTGTTCTGCGGTCTGTACCAGCACGCCTGTCACAGTCGGGGGATCTACGAGAAGGCCAACCAGTTGGGCAAGACACTGGCGGAGGACTTGATCAAGCGTGGGGCCCTCGATGTAATGAAGGTGGCCCAGGCAGAGATTCACGGCAAAGTGGCGTCTTCATGAGCCCGTCATCAATATCATCGTTTACATTAAGTAGAAAAGTGTAACTagacaatttgtttttcaccTCTGCCTCGTTGTTGAACTCCCGTGGAGAATTCATGCTTCCCCTGATTTAACATCTGTATTGTCTTCACTCCTACTGCTCTCCCCGGCGAGTGAATCGCCCATGGTTTCCGCGTGAACGTTAttatagttttgtttttgtttcgggAATATgacaaataaatgtataagtGAACTTATATTAtgcctcttcttcttctgctggGATTGAAACATGTAAAATGTCGTAgctatttgccattttttattAACAGTTTATCGTTCAgtacaaaattgtttttacgGTCAAACTAAGTTATATACTCTTGGTGAGTACTTACGGGGTGTTCCATGATAGtcttaaaaatcaaattaaactcGTGTTATAGCACTTTTGgaattaaacttaaaaaatattaacattatttaaaaatttatgaagtAACCTTGttataaattgcaattttttttcggcttttatCAACTTTATATATAGATAGCCATTGGATATTAAAAGAAATGTAATGATACTTACCTAAGCAATAAGCTAACGTAAAACTAAATTGGTCAAGAAGGAtatgataataataaacaaataaagagAGTTTAGTGCAACTGGTGGCGCTTGCGCAGGTGGGAGCAGAGGTAGTTGGCCTCCGTGAAGACCTTCTTGCAATTGGCTACGCCGCACGGCAGTCCACTTTCGGAGCCACAGTCCGAGAAGTGAGCCACGTAATCTATTTGGTTCTTGTAGATTTCCCTGCATAGAGTACACTTTAGTTGGGAGGCGTGCTTTTTCTCAATGTGCGAGTCTAAGCGTTGACGCGATTTGACGAACTTCCCGCACTGGTCGCAGCTGAGGGTGGACTCGTCGGCGGTTGAGTCACCAATGGACTCCAGGCGTGCCTTTTTGTGAGGCTTCACGTTGTAGTTTATTTCTTCCACTACGTCTACATCAGATGCGGGTAGCGTGTCCTCAGATTTGTCTTGtttctttcgtttttgtatCTTTGAAGGTGTATTGCCATTGATTGAGGACACAGAAAGATCTGCCTGACTGGTATTGCCCTTCTTAGCCTTCTTAGCTGGCGACCGAGGCGCAATCATGCCCCCATCAACCTCGTTCTTAGGTCTTATAATCTTTTCTTCTGTGGGTCCGTCATCATCCTCCGCAGTGTTGTT from Drosophila yakuba strain Tai18E2 chromosome 3L, Prin_Dyak_Tai18E2_2.1, whole genome shotgun sequence carries:
- the LOC6532351 gene encoding augmin complex subunit msd1; this encodes MSDAVDKMLAGLAANRQTTNRQLAKIDEIMERSNNTLLHIESNSKALSQNVALSETQKMYNLRPEAEMALSKILENFKVLMSSSDQPEEAYSALEGCLAYRHRVEHLGSFVRKLVALYDTVGHMRSSQEEQYASEDSP
- the LOC6532352 gene encoding augmin complex subunit msd5, with the translated sequence METNVDFSRISSKLYKKYAQHVRNLKDVCVSKTVMKPGAFFDSLQQMMDEEAAATTPPRDLISVADYAELFKTLDEYPANLQKIPKKRELQRTNSTFLRGADESVAMGINTSNVSLSLTRLEEQRSAVEVYNDFKGFQRKLAKIYDEAAALDTTESIYKQKLMQLHGFAQQVEKLMPTGGESPPDAFTPEHQEKLLSIAASMEQLNYMRSNSLHLPDANEILASGSLAARLEMFVEVLTYTLLQVSSYNMAMI
- the LOC6532353 gene encoding uncharacterized protein LOC6532353, translated to MFLFISRPTRTLGNRMQSVRERLGPDLADQLDALHRNVMRTGLVSTQELEEAFRKTRDMDHNPNRLNLLWLLGIVFFIMVATPVFFETISFLLGVRCFLPNNYLVWEATRPISDCEFCKGVRAPLILANLTMDEFAPHAYSSMPIIVKRAVAHWPAQKHLSFAFMKELYEGVPEAMDSDCQFLHFNSDLKSLKQVFSMSEERSNLTQGVPWFVGWSVCQPAVLAELRKLYPRPHFLPVDAEMPHTDFILMGYEQGAVMHLDYIPRLMWQAQLSGNKSWFLAPAPECDHQCQPFSFYVEPGDAVLVDTRIWYHANTIPKGQFSLTVQSEYG
- the LOC6532354 gene encoding uncharacterized protein LOC6532354, whose product is MSAQEKVIRVGSRKSELALIQTKHVIGRLQKLYPKQKFEIHTMSTFGDRVLNVSLPKIGEKSLFTRDLEDALRNGGVDFVVHSLKDLPTALPTGMAIGAVLEREDARDALVLRENFKGHTIASLPQGSVIGTSSLRRTAQIRRMYPHLTVCDIRGNLNTRLAKLDAADSKFSGIILAQAGLVRMGWMSRISQVLEPTDLLYAVGQGALAVECRANDDQVLAMLQKLMCLNTTCRILAERSFLKTLGGGCSAPVAVWSTLKGEPLNGNSQEVGLSLTGAVWSLDGAIEIRNHLACALNEQKLEGEQRKRGAQEEASQLQEENSSSCDSPPATKRARNGNDSSGSDSNSSSPRQQGSPPVICEDAAACEALSSYTVDQLSDLASHCPVLSNNNAVGSSGVGGGDADTSNANTTPRQCPLRLVGGQDVMGQCPVPHNQAKAPAKCPVAHADSGDSFSAKSGIGSESATTAHCPLQMPVGQDFMGECPYVNNDIKVSFAQAGKCPVTGGVAGAPASILPTPPSSRASNASSTGDEVDKVATSSKCPFAAMHQGSGLEAPVKNNGNGNTAPAKCPFLQKTVQMFDYADEEQPTPQHSVLIEDVQNLFCGLYQHACHSRGIYEKANQLGKTLAEDLIKRGALDVMKVAQAEIHGKVASS